AGCAACACTTTCACTTTTTGGTTATTTTCAAGCTCTGACATTGTTTTATCGTGCAAGTCTGTACCAATGCCTAGGCCAGATAACAATGTTGCAGCGTCAGATTCTGCGTTCCAACCGTTCATTTCAGCAAATTCGCCTTCAAGTTCAGCTGCACGAATACCATCTTCGTCACTGAAATCAGGCTTCATATAAATCGCATCTTTTTCTTGCATCACTTCAAACAAACGTTCATGACCTTTAATCACAACGTCTAACACGCGCTCATCTTCATACGCAAAGTGATCCTGTTTAAGGACTGCCAAACGTTCATCTTTACCGAGTGACACGTGACCTGTTTGTGAATCAATTTCACCTGATAAGATTTTTAAGAAAGTAGATTTTCCGGCACCATTTGCACCAATTAAACCGTAACAATTGCCTGGTGTAAACTTAATGTTCACATCTTCAAATAATTTACGATCACCAAAACGTAAACTTACATCCGTAACTTGTAACATGCATTTTCTCCTTTAATTCATTTATTCTAATGGATGCATTATATCATGAGAATGCCTTATAAATCTAATTTCTATTGTATTTTCTATCAAGGTTTCAACTGAAATCACTGTCGTTGTTCAAGAGATTTCATTATTTCACTGCTTATCACACATCGACATGCTATAATAGATATAACTTATCAATTAAAGAGGAGTACGTTATGTCATTTAAAGAAAATGAAATTATTGGGACGATAGAATTTTTAGAAGTGAAGTCACTTGAAGGTTCTACGTATCACTTAGAAGGTCCAAACCGAGAAAAAATTAAATTAAATGCATCAGAAGTGAATGAAGATGATGATTTAGAAATAGGGGAGTCGTATAGCTTTTTCGTCTATCCTAACCGTGCTGGCGATTTGTTTGCGACTCAAAACATGCCAGATATTACTGTTGGACGTTATGATTTTGTACGCGTGTTAAACACCGATCGCGATGGGGCTCGTGTAGATGTTGGATTGCCTCGTGAAGTATTAATACCGTGGGAAGATCTACCTAAATTGAAGTCATTATGGCCAGAAAAAGGTGACGAAGTATTATGTACATTGCGTATTGACCGTGACAGACAAATGTTCGCACGTCTCGCTTCAGAAACGACAGTTCATCAAATGTTTACCCCTGTTGCAGCAGACAAACTTGAAGACATGCGCAATCACATGATGAAAGCACGTCCATACCGTTTATTACGTGTTGGCACATTTTTATTATCAGAAGACGGTTATAAAATTTTTGTGCATGAGTCAGAACGTCAAGAAGAGCCACGTTTAGGTCAAGCATGTGACGTCCGTATTATCGGCGTCAACGATAAAGGGGAGTTAAACGGTTCATTTTTACCACTTGCACACGAACGTTTAGATGACGATGGCGAAAAAATATTTAATTTACTTGTGGAATACGAAGGCGAGTTGCCATTCTGGGATAAATCTAGCCCTGAAGCAATTAAAGAAGTATTTCA
Above is a genomic segment from Staphylococcus delphini containing:
- a CDS encoding CvfB family protein — encoded protein: MSFKENEIIGTIEFLEVKSLEGSTYHLEGPNREKIKLNASEVNEDDDLEIGESYSFFVYPNRAGDLFATQNMPDITVGRYDFVRVLNTDRDGARVDVGLPREVLIPWEDLPKLKSLWPEKGDEVLCTLRIDRDRQMFARLASETTVHQMFTPVAADKLEDMRNHMMKARPYRLLRVGTFLLSEDGYKIFVHESERQEEPRLGQACDVRIIGVNDKGELNGSFLPLAHERLDDDGEKIFNLLVEYEGELPFWDKSSPEAIKEVFHMSKGAFKRAIGHLYKQRLINIETGKITLTRKGWTRAENK